The Terriglobales bacterium sequence ACACTGCGTTGCAAAAGTTTTGAAAGTGCGCTCGCGAGAGTCGCGAGCGCGATCGCCAGCTTCTCTATTTTGCTGCTCCTACTTTCCTCACTGACATTTGGCCAGGGAATTACGACAGGTTCGATTTCCGGCAGTGTGCAGGATCCACAGCAACAGGTGATTCCGAATGCCGCGGTGACCGCGGTCCAGATTGGGACTAATACGGCATTTACGGGAAGGACAAACTCTGTAGGTGCCTTCGAGATTCGCGGCCTGCCGGTAGGCACCTACAACGTGACCATTGAAGCTTCAGGATTCAGCAAGACGCAAATCAACAATGTCGCGACCAACGCCGGACGAGCAACTTCGGTTGGTCTGCAAACTTTGGGAGTAGCCTCCACGCAGGAGTCTGTCACAGTCGAAGCGAGTGCGCCGATTCTGCAAACCGATACGATGCAGATTGGCGAAAGCTTTCAGACCAAAAAGCTGGCCGACCTTCCGGTTGGCAATGGCCTCGATATTGTGACCTTGTTCACCCCGGGCGTAGCTCCCGCCGGCGATTCCGGATTCAGCAATCAAGGAGGTGCGCAGTTCGGCACTAACGGTCAACGCGCTCGCAATAACAATTTCCAGCTCGACGGGCAGAGCAACAACGACACCTCAATCGGCGGCCCGCTGATCTTTTTCGGGAATCAGGACGCAGTTGCGGAAATCCAGGTTCTGACGAACTACAGCGCGGAGTACGGACGCAACACCGGAACGGTAGTGAATTATATTACCAAATCGGGAACCAACAATTTCCATGGATCGGCCTATGAGATTTACAACGGCAATTGGCTCGACTCACTAGCCAATCAGGACAAGTCACCACTGTTCGGCGTTTGTCCGAAGGGCGTTGCGGAAGGCAGCGCCACCGACTTCACACCATCCTGCACAAAAGCTGTAGTCCCGCGAAACGTTGATAACCGCTATGGGGGCACGATCGGTGGGCCAATCGTCAAAGATAAGCTCTGGTTCTTTGGATCAGCAAATATCGAGCCAATTCGCACCGGACCGACGCTTGCTTCCTCAGGCGGTAAGCTCACGCCCACGGCGAACGGTCTTGCGCAATTGGCTGCAGCGTTCCCCAACAACGCCGCGGTTGCTGCCCTAAAGGCAGTTGGGCCCCTCGCGGTCACGAAAGGCACCCTCACTGTTGGAGCGCCACAGACCCAGTTCGTGGATGGCGTTCCGATTGAGTTCGCGACCGTTACCCGCAACGTCGATGCGATCTCCAACGATTACGAGGGAACGGGACGCCTCGATTATCAGCTTTCCCAAAATGACAAGATCTTTGGCCGCTATATCTACCAGAAGCAGTTATTCACGAACGTAGCGACTACCAACCTCGCCGGAGTGGCGGCGGGACAGTTTGTCGATATTCCTGCCCAGACGTATCAGATCGGCGCGGATTGGGCGCATACTTTTTCGCCGACGCTCATCAACCAGGCGCGGTTCAGCTACAACAATACGACCGTCGGATTCGAGAACGGCGGATTCCCAGATTGCAACCGAGGCAACTTCACCAAGTGCCCGACCCAGGTCACTTTCAGCGATAACACGCTCGGATTCGGCGAGCCTACCGGCTTTCCCCAGGGCCGAGATGTAATCGATTATCAAGTCCAGGACAACGCGACGAAACAAATCGGAACGCACGCGATCAAGTTCGGAGGAGAATTCGCGCGGCAGAATCAGCCGAACTTCTTCCTGCCGAACTCAGCCGGCGTGTTTACCTTCTCCTGCTTGGCGAGCTGCAAGTCGGGCCAGCAGAGCGACTTCATCAGCAACACTGCCTCCTCGTTCCTCTTTGCGGATGGTCCTCCAAGCGAAACCTTCCTGGAGAACGATGGCGCCTTTTATCTTCAGGATGACTGGAAGCTGCGCAGCAATCTGACGCTCACGCTGGGTCTGCGTTATGAGATCGCTTCGCAGGCGATCAATGTGCTGCATGACATTACTGTGCAGCGCGAGACCAATCCCTCGACCGCCTTCTGGAACCAGAGCCTTCCACTTTCACGTAGAACGCTTCCGGCGATTCCGATCGCATCGAAAAACTTTGCGCCAGTTCTGGGCTTTGCCTATTCGCCGAGCGGCGGCTGGTTCGGAAACAATGCTACCGTCATTCGCGGGGGATTCAGAATTGCCTATGATCCTGAGTTCTATAACCTCTTTACGAATGTTGCCGGCGGCGCTCCATTTATTAATCTTGGCCAGGTGACCAATTGCCCGAACTGCTTGCCCGCTTCGGGAAATGGCGCCGATGTTCGCTCTGCTGACCTTGGCCTGATCGCCCGCGGCGTTGATCCGGGAACACGCAAGCAAACGATCGTCGCACCCAATCTTCACAATCCCTACGCCGAGCAGTGGAATTTTGGCGTTCAACGGCAGTTTGGATCCAGGATCGTGGGCGAAGCTCGCTATGTGGGCAATCACGGCGTCGGCTTGTTCCAGGACCTCGATGTAAATCCCGCTCTTGGTCCGCTCATCGCCGCAGGATACTCGAACGTAATTCCCTCAGGACTGACGCCCTGCACTACGGCCGGCACTCCAGGGTTTGCTGTGGGATACGCGAACTGCGATCGCACACGTATCCTTTCGCGTGCCAATGTGGGAATGTCTTACTACAACGGCCTGCAGACACGCCTGGACGTGCAGGGATGGCAAGGCATCACCGCCGGTGCGACCTACACGTACAGCCACACCATTGATACCTCAAGTGAGGTGTTCAACAGTCTGGGCGGCGGCAGCACCCTGGCTTATCCGCAGAACCCGTTCAATGTGACGGCAGCCGAGCGCGCGAACAGCGGGATCGATTATCCGCACATTGCGACCGTGTACTTGTTGTATGAGCTGCCGTTCTTCTCCGATCAGCATGGCATTCTCGGGCATCTGCTGGGAGGTTGGGAGATCAATCCGGCCTATCGCTACACCAGCGGACAGCCGTATACGCCGGTGGAGACGCCGGGAAGCAGTCTGGCGACGAGCCCAGCTACAAGCGCTATCTCCGCCACACTCTGTGATCCAACTGGAGCCTTTAGTACTCAGGTTTCAAACTGCCGTCCAATCGTGAGCAATCCGAACGCGCCTGTGGACACGGTCGGAGCCTACACCGACGGCTTGCAACTGGTGAACTACTACACCGGCGCGCCTATCAGCAACAGCGCTGTTCATTGGATCATTAACGATGTGAATGCAGCCACAGTGCTGGGTACGCCGTTCGGAGGCAGTGGACGCAACAGCGTACGCGGCGACACCATCAGCCAGTTGAATCTTTCGGTGCTTAAGAACTTTAAGCTTTCGGAAAGATTCACGATGCAACTCCGCGGCGTGGCCTACAACGTGATGAATCGCCAATACCGAGGTGTTCCCGATCCCGTCATCGATGATGGCAACTTCGCAGATGCGCAGGGCTCATTCGGCAACACGTTCTTCAATAGCAACGGCGGCAACCCGCCTCAGGCCAATTCGGTCTTCTCCGGCATCGATCGACGGAGAATCGAAGTGGGCGCGAAAATTATTTTCTAGCCTCGCAGAAGTAATCACCAGGCGGTGGGAGATTTCCCACCGCCTCGTTTTTCGTGGACCGGCTGAACGCTGCTCTTGGGGGCTGCCCAATTCTGGACAGCAAGAATTCGCCTGCGAACACTAGCCCGCCGCGGAATGCTCTCAATCAGTCGTGA is a genomic window containing:
- a CDS encoding TonB-dependent receptor; amino-acid sequence: MTLRCKSFESALARVASAIASFSILLLLLSSLTFGQGITTGSISGSVQDPQQQVIPNAAVTAVQIGTNTAFTGRTNSVGAFEIRGLPVGTYNVTIEASGFSKTQINNVATNAGRATSVGLQTLGVASTQESVTVEASAPILQTDTMQIGESFQTKKLADLPVGNGLDIVTLFTPGVAPAGDSGFSNQGGAQFGTNGQRARNNNFQLDGQSNNDTSIGGPLIFFGNQDAVAEIQVLTNYSAEYGRNTGTVVNYITKSGTNNFHGSAYEIYNGNWLDSLANQDKSPLFGVCPKGVAEGSATDFTPSCTKAVVPRNVDNRYGGTIGGPIVKDKLWFFGSANIEPIRTGPTLASSGGKLTPTANGLAQLAAAFPNNAAVAALKAVGPLAVTKGTLTVGAPQTQFVDGVPIEFATVTRNVDAISNDYEGTGRLDYQLSQNDKIFGRYIYQKQLFTNVATTNLAGVAAGQFVDIPAQTYQIGADWAHTFSPTLINQARFSYNNTTVGFENGGFPDCNRGNFTKCPTQVTFSDNTLGFGEPTGFPQGRDVIDYQVQDNATKQIGTHAIKFGGEFARQNQPNFFLPNSAGVFTFSCLASCKSGQQSDFISNTASSFLFADGPPSETFLENDGAFYLQDDWKLRSNLTLTLGLRYEIASQAINVLHDITVQRETNPSTAFWNQSLPLSRRTLPAIPIASKNFAPVLGFAYSPSGGWFGNNATVIRGGFRIAYDPEFYNLFTNVAGGAPFINLGQVTNCPNCLPASGNGADVRSADLGLIARGVDPGTRKQTIVAPNLHNPYAEQWNFGVQRQFGSRIVGEARYVGNHGVGLFQDLDVNPALGPLIAAGYSNVIPSGLTPCTTAGTPGFAVGYANCDRTRILSRANVGMSYYNGLQTRLDVQGWQGITAGATYTYSHTIDTSSEVFNSLGGGSTLAYPQNPFNVTAAERANSGIDYPHIATVYLLYELPFFSDQHGILGHLLGGWEINPAYRYTSGQPYTPVETPGSSLATSPATSAISATLCDPTGAFSTQVSNCRPIVSNPNAPVDTVGAYTDGLQLVNYYTGAPISNSAVHWIINDVNAATVLGTPFGGSGRNSVRGDTISQLNLSVLKNFKLSERFTMQLRGVAYNVMNRQYRGVPDPVIDDGNFADAQGSFGNTFFNSNGGNPPQANSVFSGIDRRRIEVGAKIIF